A genome region from Nitrospira sp. includes the following:
- the bioB gene encoding biotin synthase BioB has product MTDFTILAEKALRDELLTHEESLAVLQTPDSRLLELLQAAFTVRERYFGKTVRLQMLLNAKSGACQEDCGYCSQSAISKAPIERYGLLSQDQMVTGARRAAAAKAQRYCIVISGRSPLDRDIADIASAVRSIKQEVPIQICCSLGLLNERQAKDLKSAGVDRINHNLNTSEAYHPEICTTHTFQDRLATIRHARTAGLEICSGGIVGMGESDEDLIDLALALREVKPDSIPINTLHPASGTPMEHCAPLTPQRCLKALCLFRFLHPRTELRIAGGREHNLRSLQPLALYPADSVFVNGYLTTPGQPAAEVWRMIEDLGFDIQVDAVPTTQGSTPASEPMAGLHS; this is encoded by the coding sequence ATGACTGACTTCACGATCCTGGCCGAGAAGGCCTTGCGGGACGAATTGCTCACCCACGAGGAATCCCTCGCCGTATTGCAGACCCCGGACTCCCGGCTGCTGGAACTGTTACAGGCGGCGTTCACCGTCCGGGAACGCTACTTCGGCAAGACGGTTCGCCTGCAAATGCTCTTGAACGCCAAGAGCGGCGCCTGCCAGGAGGACTGCGGCTACTGTTCGCAATCGGCGATCTCCAAAGCCCCGATCGAACGCTACGGACTGCTCTCGCAAGACCAGATGGTCACCGGCGCCCGCCGCGCGGCGGCAGCCAAAGCCCAGCGCTATTGCATCGTCATCAGCGGACGCAGCCCGCTGGACCGGGACATTGCCGATATCGCCTCCGCCGTACGCTCGATTAAGCAGGAAGTTCCGATTCAGATTTGTTGCTCACTGGGGCTCCTCAACGAACGCCAGGCGAAAGACCTGAAGTCCGCCGGGGTGGACCGGATCAATCACAACCTGAACACGAGCGAAGCCTATCACCCCGAGATCTGTACCACGCATACCTTCCAGGACCGGCTGGCCACCATCCGGCATGCCCGGACCGCCGGGCTCGAAATCTGTTCCGGTGGCATCGTCGGAATGGGAGAGAGCGATGAAGATCTGATCGATCTCGCGTTGGCCCTCCGTGAGGTCAAACCAGACTCGATTCCCATCAACACGCTCCACCCGGCATCCGGCACACCGATGGAACATTGCGCCCCCCTTACCCCGCAACGATGCCTGAAGGCCCTGTGCCTGTTCCGGTTCCTGCACCCCAGAACGGAGCTCCGTATCGCCGGAGGCCGTGAACACAATCTGCGCAGCTTGCAGCCGCTCGCCCTGTATCCTGCGGATTCAGTGTTTGTGAACGGCTACCTGACCACGCCGGGTCAACCGGCCGCAGAGGTGTGGCGAATGATCGAAGACCTAGGATTTGATATCCAGGTGGACGCAGTCCCGACCACACAAGGCTCCACTCCTGCCTCAGAGCCGATGGCCGGCCTTCATTCGTAA
- a CDS encoding dihydroorotate oxidase, translating into MDLSVTIAGVKFPTCFMNASGALCMTREELLALGRSRAGAIVTKSMTLEPRTGNPEPRYYGFSGGSINSMGLPNLGYLAYAEMIPELKQFGKPVIASIAGLCEDDFLTMARVINQAKPDLIEVNLSCPNIPGKPQIAYDPVDSERLLKRVRPLITVPMGVKLPPYFDPAHHAVMAEVIRRCGVDYLNLINSVGNGLVVDPKRETPVIKPKGGFGGLGGSLIKPVALANVRAFWKLLEGRIPIIGTGGVVQGLDAFEHVLCGASAVQVGTVLVEEGVGVFERLERELAAELHTRGATSLESRRGKLKEL; encoded by the coding sequence ATGGATTTGAGTGTGACCATTGCGGGAGTGAAATTCCCGACCTGTTTCATGAATGCCTCCGGAGCGCTCTGTATGACGCGGGAGGAACTCCTTGCACTAGGACGTTCTCGAGCGGGAGCCATCGTGACCAAGTCGATGACCCTGGAGCCGAGGACCGGCAATCCTGAGCCGCGGTATTACGGGTTCTCCGGTGGGTCGATCAATTCCATGGGGCTCCCGAATCTTGGGTATCTTGCCTATGCGGAGATGATTCCCGAGCTGAAACAGTTCGGGAAACCTGTGATCGCCAGCATCGCCGGCCTGTGTGAGGATGACTTTCTCACCATGGCGCGTGTGATTAATCAGGCGAAACCGGATCTGATCGAGGTGAATCTTTCCTGTCCGAACATTCCCGGTAAACCCCAGATCGCCTACGATCCGGTGGATTCAGAACGGCTGCTCAAGCGGGTGCGGCCCCTCATTACCGTTCCAATGGGCGTGAAGTTACCGCCCTATTTCGATCCGGCGCACCACGCGGTCATGGCCGAGGTGATCCGACGCTGCGGGGTGGATTACCTGAATTTGATCAATTCGGTCGGGAATGGTCTGGTCGTCGATCCCAAACGTGAAACGCCGGTCATTAAGCCGAAGGGCGGCTTTGGAGGATTGGGCGGATCGCTGATCAAACCGGTTGCGCTGGCGAATGTGCGAGCATTCTGGAAATTGCTGGAAGGGCGCATTCCCATCATCGGGACCGGTGGGGTCGTGCAGGGGCTCGATGCGTTTGAACATGTCCTGTGCGGGGCCTCGGCTGTTCAGGTGGGGACGGTGCTGGTCGAAGAAGGTGTCGGAGTGTTTGAGCGACTGGAGCGTGAGCTGGCGGCTGAGTTACACACGCGTGGCGCGACGTCGCTTGAGAGCCGTCGGGGGAAACTCAAAGAGCTGTGA
- a CDS encoding DUF3391 domain-containing protein, translating to MAYRPITIDALRIGMHVAKLDVAWFRSPFIRHSFLIQTNEQIEKLRRAGIKNLSIDPSRGIDLPAPSGSPSYQQPIVAHTPSFHATSASEVRSLAAMTQELLTARTARAQLEASVQSTFSRIAQTGIVDRDEAAHTVHAISAVAQALNSHALFMAFSQGRDGDAPLSQHALATCSFSMILAHAASYDLMLIQELATGALLHDIGLLQVPANILRRIHDTSTTLTEQNRRIYESHARGGTILLERQGGFAPAVEQIVAEHHAYLNGSGFPAETSGAFTSDMTRIVMVTDRYDELLSGFGGASPLTPHQSLQRLYQEGQEGKYETRLISLFVKVMGIYPVYSYVSLTTGERAIVSVINSGKLHQPIVTITHDSEGQPYIVPLVIDLANQDEQAPARGIRSVLGTIPAGFDRAIS from the coding sequence ATGGCATACCGACCGATTACCATTGATGCGCTGCGAATCGGCATGCACGTCGCCAAACTGGACGTGGCCTGGTTCCGTTCGCCCTTCATACGACACTCGTTCCTGATCCAGACCAACGAGCAAATCGAGAAGTTACGACGCGCAGGCATCAAAAATCTTTCCATCGACCCGAGTCGAGGAATCGATCTTCCGGCCCCCTCCGGCTCGCCCTCCTACCAACAACCAATCGTCGCGCACACACCATCCTTCCACGCGACGAGTGCATCGGAGGTCCGGTCTCTCGCAGCGATGACTCAAGAACTGTTGACGGCCAGAACGGCACGTGCCCAACTTGAAGCATCGGTACAAAGCACCTTTTCGCGCATTGCCCAAACAGGCATCGTCGATCGAGACGAGGCCGCACACACCGTGCACGCCATCAGTGCCGTCGCGCAGGCATTAAACTCTCATGCCTTGTTTATGGCATTCAGTCAGGGCCGCGATGGAGACGCCCCGCTCAGCCAGCACGCCCTCGCCACCTGCAGCTTTTCGATGATTCTCGCACACGCAGCCAGCTACGACCTCATGCTCATCCAGGAATTAGCCACCGGCGCTCTGCTCCACGATATCGGACTCCTGCAGGTACCGGCGAACATTCTTCGACGGATTCACGACACCTCCACCACGCTCACGGAACAGAATCGCCGAATCTATGAATCCCACGCACGTGGCGGCACGATCCTGCTCGAACGCCAGGGCGGGTTTGCCCCGGCCGTGGAACAGATTGTGGCGGAGCACCATGCGTACTTGAACGGAAGCGGATTTCCGGCGGAAACCAGCGGGGCCTTCACCTCGGATATGACGCGGATCGTGATGGTGACGGATCGGTACGACGAACTGCTGTCAGGATTCGGCGGCGCGTCGCCGCTCACCCCACACCAGTCGCTGCAACGACTGTATCAGGAAGGACAGGAAGGGAAATACGAGACCCGACTAATCTCGCTCTTCGTGAAAGTAATGGGTATTTACCCGGTCTATAGCTATGTCTCGCTGACGACCGGAGAACGAGCCATCGTCTCCGTCATCAACTCAGGAAAGCTGCACCAGCCCATCGTGACCATCACCCACGATTCCGAGGGACAGCCCTATATCGTTCCGCTCGTCATCGATCTCGCGAATCAGGATGAACAGGCTCCGGCCCGTGGCATTCGCTCCGTGCTGGGGACTATCCCCGCCGGATTCGATCGTGCCATCTCCTGA
- a CDS encoding ABC transporter ATP-binding protein, whose protein sequence is MQDPSNVLVRVQNLSKAYRRGETLVSALQDVTLDVHGGEFCAFVGPSGCGKSTLLNLIGGLDQPTSGTIAIENRPVTQASAMEWTRIRRELIGIVFQAFHLIPGLTVAENVALPLLLRGEQGAAVAERVDEVLVAVRMDTRRSHRPSELSGGEQQRVAIARAIVHRPRLILADEPTGNLDSKQGADIVRLFRTLPQRFGHSVLLVTHSDSAAAAADYVWHMRDGRLVQCVRP, encoded by the coding sequence ATGCAAGATCCCAGCAACGTGTTAGTACGTGTGCAGAATCTGTCCAAGGCCTATCGCCGAGGCGAGACGCTGGTGTCGGCATTACAAGATGTGACGCTCGACGTGCACGGCGGGGAGTTTTGTGCGTTTGTGGGGCCGAGCGGATGCGGGAAGAGCACGTTACTGAATCTGATCGGAGGCCTCGATCAGCCGACCTCAGGTACCATTGCGATCGAGAACCGGCCGGTGACCCAAGCAAGTGCCATGGAATGGACCCGGATACGAAGGGAATTGATTGGTATTGTCTTCCAGGCGTTTCATTTGATTCCCGGTCTGACGGTTGCGGAAAATGTGGCGTTGCCTTTGCTGCTGAGGGGGGAGCAGGGGGCCGCGGTGGCGGAACGGGTCGATGAGGTCTTGGTCGCGGTGCGAATGGACACCCGACGTTCACATCGGCCGAGCGAATTGTCGGGAGGAGAGCAGCAACGCGTGGCCATTGCCCGGGCGATCGTGCATCGACCACGGCTGATTTTGGCCGATGAGCCGACCGGGAACCTCGATTCCAAGCAAGGGGCGGACATCGTCCGGTTGTTTCGGACGTTACCTCAACGGTTTGGACACTCTGTATTGCTGGTGACGCACAGCGATAGTGCGGCGGCAGCAGCCGACTATGTGTGGCATATGCGGGACGGCCGGCTGGTACAGTGTGTCAGGCCGTAG
- a CDS encoding response regulator transcription factor — MAIRKRPQSRKPAKTSKPASSTKKKQPRKVAKPVRTRTTHSEALTPRQKEILKLVSQGNTNRDIARRLAISVRTVEVHRFNLMRRLKVRNVAQLLRQALQQGFLPKNFAFR, encoded by the coding sequence ATGGCAATACGCAAACGACCTCAATCCAGAAAGCCCGCGAAGACCAGCAAACCCGCTTCATCGACCAAAAAGAAACAACCGCGTAAGGTCGCGAAGCCGGTACGCACGCGTACGACACACTCCGAGGCGCTGACACCCAGACAGAAGGAAATTCTGAAACTGGTGTCACAAGGAAATACCAACCGAGACATCGCCCGTCGCCTGGCCATCAGTGTGCGGACGGTTGAGGTGCATCGCTTTAACTTGATGCGGCGATTGAAGGTTCGCAACGTCGCGCAGCTGCTTCGGCAGGCGTTGCAACAGGGATTCCTCCCGAAGAACTTCGCGTTCCGATAA
- the rsfS gene encoding ribosome silencing factor: MSVSESKAKALAVASAILDKKATDVLILHIATLTSVADYLVIGSGESERQARAMADHVSDVLTAQGHRPLSTEGASSAKWVVMDFGDVIVHIFQKDIREHYALERLWGDAGQVRLPEERAVKAAPTTRTATRPARTRKRV, from the coding sequence GTGAGCGTCTCTGAATCAAAGGCCAAAGCTCTCGCGGTGGCAAGCGCCATCCTGGACAAAAAAGCCACCGATGTTCTCATCCTGCATATCGCCACACTGACCTCTGTTGCCGACTATCTGGTCATCGGTTCCGGGGAATCGGAGCGTCAGGCGCGGGCCATGGCGGACCACGTGAGCGATGTGCTCACAGCGCAAGGTCACCGGCCGCTCAGCACTGAAGGAGCCTCGTCCGCCAAGTGGGTCGTCATGGACTTTGGTGACGTGATCGTCCACATTTTCCAAAAGGATATTCGCGAACACTACGCCCTCGAACGACTGTGGGGCGACGCGGGACAAGTTCGATTGCCGGAAGAGCGGGCTGTGAAAGCCGCTCCCACGACACGAACTGCCACACGTCCGGCGCGCACCCGGAAACGGGTCTAG
- a CDS encoding tetratricopeptide repeat protein, translating to MFRLLSTIFLVSVGIFLYSYFRELNPGFITIRTSPDALFELSPVSLVLFSMALGATMVALIVTIKETSHVFMNWRTNRLVRRKEKVDALHRDGTHAFMSKRTADAVNLFERALVIDPNRTDSLLWLGNIYRSESNFTEAIRLHQQAHRIEERNVEVLLELAKDLEGARRYEDALQTLQNILRIEPDNLMALIRKRDLQIRLEKWSDALEIQHRLAKANLPESERRAESNLLLGCMYEVGRQLLERGHPDKARRYFRGAIKKDRTFLPAYIGIGEILVREGKTKNAVEILKKIYAKTRSIIILHRLEELFLELGEPDEIIRVYQEALQQDPHNAMIQFYLGKLYYRLEMVDEAYDVLATLDGTQEQLVDYHKIMANLYLRKQHMDEAVGELKKALGFKKRVVVPYQCTQCHHELAEWSGRCRRCGRWNTYVALPWRDANQPDADPNGQATRIPAVPYQGIASPFETV from the coding sequence ATGTTTCGGCTCCTCTCCACCATCTTCCTCGTCAGCGTCGGCATCTTCCTCTACAGCTATTTTCGCGAACTCAACCCAGGCTTCATCACGATTCGAACCAGCCCGGACGCGCTGTTCGAGCTGAGCCCCGTCTCATTGGTCCTGTTCTCGATGGCCTTGGGCGCCACCATGGTGGCCCTCATCGTCACCATCAAAGAAACCTCTCATGTGTTCATGAATTGGCGAACCAATCGCCTCGTACGCCGCAAAGAGAAGGTCGATGCCCTGCATCGGGACGGAACCCACGCCTTTATGTCCAAGCGGACGGCCGATGCCGTCAACCTCTTTGAGCGGGCACTGGTCATCGACCCGAATCGAACGGATTCGTTGCTCTGGCTCGGGAACATCTACCGGTCGGAGAGCAATTTCACGGAAGCGATTCGCCTCCACCAGCAGGCCCACCGTATCGAAGAACGCAATGTGGAAGTCCTGCTCGAATTGGCCAAAGATTTGGAGGGCGCCCGGCGATACGAGGACGCGCTCCAAACGCTCCAGAACATCCTGCGTATTGAGCCGGATAACTTGATGGCCTTGATCCGCAAACGCGATTTGCAGATCCGGCTTGAGAAATGGAGCGATGCGCTCGAAATCCAACACCGCTTGGCCAAAGCCAACCTACCCGAAAGTGAACGGCGCGCCGAATCAAACCTACTCCTCGGCTGTATGTACGAAGTCGGGCGGCAACTCTTGGAGCGCGGTCACCCGGACAAGGCCCGCCGTTACTTCCGAGGCGCAATCAAGAAAGATCGGACCTTCCTGCCGGCCTACATCGGCATCGGAGAGATTCTGGTCCGTGAAGGAAAAACCAAGAACGCGGTCGAAATTCTCAAGAAGATCTATGCCAAGACACGCAGCATCATCATCCTGCACCGACTGGAGGAACTCTTTCTAGAGCTGGGAGAACCGGATGAGATCATTCGCGTCTACCAGGAGGCGCTCCAACAGGACCCCCACAATGCCATGATCCAGTTCTATCTCGGGAAACTCTACTATCGACTCGAAATGGTCGATGAAGCCTACGACGTGCTGGCAACACTCGACGGAACACAGGAACAACTCGTCGACTACCATAAGATCATGGCCAACTTATACCTGCGCAAACAGCACATGGACGAGGCCGTGGGAGAGCTCAAGAAAGCCCTGGGTTTCAAAAAACGGGTCGTGGTGCCCTATCAATGCACCCAGTGCCACCATGAATTGGCCGAATGGTCAGGCCGCTGCCGGCGATGCGGACGATGGAATACGTACGTCGCTCTCCCCTGGCGCGACGCGAACCAGCCCGATGCCGACCCAAACGGACAGGCCACACGGATCCCGGCCGTTCCCTATCAAGGCATTGCATCTCCATTTGAAACCGTGTAG
- a CDS encoding RusA family crossover junction endodeoxyribonuclease, with the protein MTSVTSITLTTNVTDDSIALTLPVPPSVNHQYATVNGRRLLSARGRAYKELVGQQILLALAQSSNHGTLRRTLSRASLALSIRFFFASALRRDTDGGLKIAQDALCEGLGLNDNRVIETHLYKYQDRDNPRMEILLSVVPPATPGSPFPAPPPTSRAAVTTPHKDIPTR; encoded by the coding sequence GTGACGTCCGTTACGTCCATCACCCTGACGACGAACGTGACGGACGATTCTATCGCGCTCACGTTGCCCGTTCCTCCTAGCGTGAACCACCAATACGCCACCGTCAACGGACGCCGCCTGCTCTCAGCGAGGGGCCGTGCGTACAAGGAACTCGTCGGGCAACAAATTCTGCTTGCGCTTGCCCAATCATCGAATCATGGTACTCTAAGACGAACTTTGAGCCGGGCGAGCCTCGCATTATCAATCCGGTTCTTCTTCGCCTCGGCGCTCCGTCGAGATACCGACGGAGGACTCAAGATTGCCCAAGACGCCTTATGCGAGGGCCTCGGCCTGAACGACAATCGGGTGATCGAAACTCACCTCTACAAGTACCAGGATCGCGACAATCCTCGCATGGAAATACTGTTATCGGTGGTGCCGCCGGCAACACCCGGATCCCCGTTTCCGGCCCCTCCGCCGACATCGCGTGCCGCGGTCACAACGCCACACAAGGACATCCCCACAAGGTAG
- a CDS encoding zinc ribbon domain-containing protein, whose translation MPIYEYRCRQCGTRTTRLILSVSAAPQQTCGHCHSPNLERLLSRFASPKSDEARLEALSDPSHLSGFDENDPQSMARMMKKMGEEMGEDLGDDVDGAMEGGQDAPPGIDQTDFE comes from the coding sequence ATGCCGATCTACGAATATCGCTGTCGCCAATGTGGCACACGAACGACCCGGTTGATCCTCAGCGTCAGCGCGGCGCCTCAACAGACGTGCGGGCACTGTCACAGTCCGAACCTGGAGCGGCTCCTCTCCCGGTTTGCGTCGCCGAAATCAGACGAAGCACGTCTCGAAGCCTTGTCTGATCCAAGCCATCTGAGCGGATTTGATGAAAACGACCCCCAGAGCATGGCCCGAATGATGAAAAAAATGGGGGAAGAAATGGGAGAAGACCTCGGGGATGATGTCGACGGAGCGATGGAAGGTGGGCAGGATGCGCCGCCCGGCATCGACCAGACCGACTTTGAATAA
- a CDS encoding ComF family protein produces the protein MFKYRGKVGLADALGALLVRALPADLDADLLMPIPLHPNRLRQREFNQSLLLADRIGPVLKRPVSYRNLVRTVDTDPQTTLHRSARLQNLRQAFTLRKPEEVADKRILLVDDVFTTGTTANECAGVLRRAGAKDVAILALARSVEAGMIPDAWLPPSAFGQPPALRV, from the coding sequence TTGTTTAAATATCGCGGGAAGGTGGGACTGGCGGATGCCCTGGGCGCGCTGCTCGTCCGAGCGCTCCCGGCAGACCTGGACGCTGACCTCCTGATGCCGATCCCGCTCCACCCCAACCGCCTTCGACAGCGAGAGTTCAATCAATCCCTACTCCTTGCCGATCGCATCGGGCCTGTGCTGAAACGCCCCGTATCCTATCGGAACTTGGTTCGTACCGTCGATACCGATCCGCAGACCACTCTTCACCGCTCGGCACGCCTGCAGAACCTCCGCCAGGCGTTCACTCTGCGGAAGCCCGAGGAAGTGGCCGACAAGCGCATACTCCTGGTTGATGATGTGTTCACCACCGGCACCACAGCCAACGAGTGTGCCGGAGTCCTGCGCAGGGCCGGCGCCAAAGACGTGGCCATCCTCGCGCTCGCCCGCTCCGTAGAGGCTGGTATGATACCGGACGCCTGGCTTCCTCCATCGGCCTTTGGCCAACCGCCCGCGCTGAGAGTCTAG
- a CDS encoding FtsX-like permease family protein translates to MRLISAGVFWVCARLAWTHLSTHPGRMLLTVIGVGLGVAATIAVQTANVNVLRTFQDSVLSVAGPVTLEISAGELGMDERLIAAVRAVGGVDSARPVVEVGARVAGRPQSFLILGLDLLDELNAVQGRLPAAVEDSGHPGVGDGMEGFLAPNGLMVGQGLALELGVGPRDILNLDVGGREVSVLITSVMGRQASGISAWDRLAVMDIAAFQRTFGLIGRLDRIDLVTEPSFSVGHVAEAITTILPPAVTVRRPIQRSRQVESMVGAFQLNLSVLSMVGLLVGIFLIYNTVSFTVAQRRREVGILRAIGMSEPMVVGLFLAEAGVVGVVGGVLGGSLGLVLGNVLVGLVGRTIQDLYVSMADAPTTFGFPPGSVRLLIEAIVIGGGVSILGALGPSLDAGRTQVVAALAPGEYDVAQRVRAASLGAVGGGLLLFSLGCAFAGPVGGVPVFGYLATFCLLAGLSCLVPILMQWVCRTRELGTTSHAPSAPSLGGAIRHIAREQTTRGIGRNAVTVSAFLVGVAIMVGVMVMIRSFRDTVEIWIDQTVMADFIVAPAGWPHVVRGGASSQALPGIWRTRLAGSAHVAAVDAYRDVRIELEGRPIALVSRDLALHAARSRYLFLDGDSAAILTRAAAGEGAILSEVVANHLQVVRGSQLSIPTPMGVKSLPVLGIFYDYATDGGKIVIDRSLYQHWWNDEGVTVFPVYIDPGVDLDQARAALLHAVADGSHGTLAPTVISNGELRREILRIFDRTFTLTYVLEAIAVIIAMLGIINTLVTSVVERRRELATLQALGSSRGQITALILWEAGYLGLLGTAMGLVGGLALAWILIRVINRQSFGWTIQVSWPLGLMAQVAVLALVASLLAGFWPARWAARQPLIEGLRYE, encoded by the coding sequence ATGCGGTTGATTTCTGCTGGTGTATTTTGGGTCTGTGCCCGTCTTGCATGGACGCATTTGTCTACCCATCCCGGCCGCATGCTCCTCACGGTGATCGGTGTTGGCTTAGGCGTTGCGGCAACCATCGCGGTCCAGACGGCTAATGTTAATGTCCTACGAACGTTCCAGGATTCGGTCTTGTCGGTCGCTGGTCCGGTCACCCTGGAGATATCAGCCGGTGAGCTAGGTATGGACGAGCGACTGATTGCTGCCGTACGGGCTGTGGGTGGTGTGGATTCAGCAAGACCGGTGGTGGAAGTCGGCGCCCGTGTGGCCGGCCGCCCTCAGTCGTTTCTCATTCTTGGTCTGGACCTCCTGGACGAGTTGAATGCGGTGCAGGGGCGTCTTCCTGCGGCGGTGGAGGATTCAGGCCATCCCGGTGTAGGCGACGGGATGGAGGGGTTCCTGGCTCCAAACGGGCTGATGGTAGGGCAAGGATTGGCTCTGGAGCTGGGAGTTGGACCTAGGGATATCCTGAACCTGGATGTCGGTGGCCGCGAGGTGTCCGTCTTGATCACCTCGGTGATGGGCCGTCAGGCCAGCGGGATCTCGGCGTGGGACCGGCTGGCGGTGATGGATATCGCGGCCTTCCAGCGAACTTTCGGCCTGATCGGTCGGCTGGATCGGATTGACCTGGTGACGGAGCCCTCTTTTTCGGTCGGGCACGTGGCCGAGGCGATTACAACGATTCTCCCTCCTGCCGTCACGGTGCGCCGTCCGATCCAGCGGAGCCGACAAGTCGAATCCATGGTCGGCGCGTTTCAATTAAACCTCTCTGTGTTGAGCATGGTGGGGCTGCTGGTCGGGATCTTTCTGATTTACAACACCGTGTCCTTCACCGTCGCGCAACGCCGGCGGGAGGTGGGAATTCTGCGTGCGATCGGGATGTCGGAGCCGATGGTCGTTGGCCTCTTCCTCGCGGAGGCGGGCGTGGTGGGTGTGGTGGGAGGAGTATTGGGGGGGAGTCTAGGGCTTGTCCTAGGGAATGTACTTGTCGGGTTGGTCGGTCGGACGATCCAGGACCTCTATGTTTCGATGGCCGATGCGCCAACCACCTTCGGTTTTCCGCCGGGATCTGTTCGTCTGTTGATCGAAGCGATTGTGATCGGTGGTGGGGTGTCGATCTTGGGAGCGTTGGGGCCCAGCCTGGATGCCGGACGTACTCAGGTAGTCGCGGCTCTTGCTCCCGGAGAATATGATGTTGCTCAGCGGGTTCGTGCTGCCTCGCTGGGGGCGGTGGGCGGAGGCTTGCTGCTCTTCTCGCTGGGCTGCGCGTTCGCCGGACCAGTCGGCGGGGTTCCTGTCTTTGGATATCTGGCGACGTTCTGTCTGCTCGCCGGCCTCTCGTGCCTGGTTCCGATCCTCATGCAGTGGGTCTGCCGCACCCGGGAGTTGGGCACCACTTCTCATGCGCCTTCCGCGCCTTCGTTGGGCGGCGCCATTCGCCACATTGCGCGGGAGCAAACAACGCGGGGCATTGGCCGGAATGCGGTGACCGTGTCTGCCTTTCTCGTCGGGGTTGCCATCATGGTCGGGGTGATGGTGATGATCCGGAGTTTTCGCGACACGGTTGAGATATGGATCGACCAGACGGTCATGGCCGATTTCATCGTGGCACCGGCCGGCTGGCCGCATGTCGTTCGCGGGGGGGCATCGAGCCAAGCCCTCCCTGGTATCTGGCGCACCCGCTTGGCCGGGTCGGCACATGTGGCGGCGGTCGATGCCTACCGTGATGTGCGTATCGAACTGGAGGGGCGGCCGATCGCGCTCGTATCCAGAGATCTCGCGCTTCATGCGGCACGAAGCCGGTACCTGTTTCTCGACGGGGACTCGGCGGCGATCCTGACTCGCGCAGCCGCCGGCGAAGGAGCTATCCTCTCGGAAGTGGTGGCCAATCATCTGCAGGTGGTCAGGGGCAGTCAACTATCCATCCCGACGCCGATGGGGGTGAAATCGTTGCCGGTTCTGGGGATCTTTTACGACTATGCGACCGATGGGGGGAAGATCGTCATCGACCGGTCGCTGTATCAGCACTGGTGGAACGATGAGGGCGTGACCGTATTTCCTGTGTATATCGATCCGGGAGTCGATCTGGACCAAGCCAGAGCCGCCTTGCTTCACGCCGTAGCCGATGGTTCCCACGGGACTCTGGCGCCGACGGTCATAAGCAACGGAGAATTGCGCCGGGAGATTCTTCGAATCTTTGACCGGACCTTCACGCTGACCTACGTGTTGGAGGCCATCGCAGTGATTATTGCCATGCTGGGGATTATCAACACCTTGGTGACGTCGGTGGTTGAGCGGCGTCGGGAGTTGGCCACGTTGCAGGCGCTTGGCAGCAGCCGAGGCCAGATTACGGCGTTGATTCTCTGGGAAGCCGGTTATCTGGGGTTGTTAGGAACGGCAATGGGACTCGTCGGGGGACTGGCGCTTGCGTGGATCCTGATTAGGGTCATTAACCGCCAGTCATTCGGTTGGACAATCCAGGTCTCATGGCCACTGGGCTTGATGGCTCAAGTCGCCGTCCTGGCCCTCGTGGCCTCCCTGCTCGCCGGATTCTGGCCGGCCCGCTGGGCCGCCAGGCAACCTCTGATTGAGGGGCTCCGTTACGAATGA